TGAGCCTGCTCCAGGCGCTCGCCTACACCACGTTCCAACTACTGGCCAAGGCCGCCATCCTGCTGGCCCAGTTGCTGCTGCGCGTGCTGATCCTGACGGGGCCGCTCATCGGTCTCATCGCGATACTGCACCACGACGTGTTGCGCGGTGTCGGCCGTATCGCGGGTTCCGCGCTGCTCAACGTGGTGGTCATCTCGGCGATGGCGGGTGTGCACACCGTGGTGCTGAACCTGATCTTCGCTCCCCAGAGCGGATTCGCCCTGCTGACCCAGATAGCCCTGGCCGGGCTGCTGACCCTCATCTTCCTGATGATCGGCAAACCGATCCGTCGGATGGGGCAGATGGTCCAGCTCTCGGCCGGTTTCGCGGGCGGGGCGTTGCCCAGTCCTCCCTCGTTGTTCTCCCGATCGCGCGGGGGGCGCTCCGACGGGCAGCAGAGTGGCGCGCAGGACGACTTCTGGGACCGGGTGCGTGCCTCCGGGGGTGAGGAGGACTCCTCCCCGTCGGGCGGCAGCCGCTCCGGACGCGGTCGTCCCGAGTCCGTGGAGCCTCCGGTGACGGCGACCTCCGAACGCATGGATCGACCCGCCTCGCGGCGCGACGGCGGTCAGGAGGGTGCCGTGCCCGGGGCGGCGATCCCGGCCGCACGCGCGGGTGGCACTTCGGCCGAGGACAACTCCGGTGGTGGACAGCAGCGCCCGGGGGCGACGCAACGGGCGACGGGAGCGCTACCCGCTGCCGGGGCCGGTGGCGAGAGCAGCCGCATGGTGGACACCTCTCCGATCAGCGACGGATCGTGGAACGAACGTGACCAGGATCCGGTGGTGGTTCCCTCACGGGTCGGCGGCAGCGGTTCGGTGCGGAGCATGTCGACGGACACGGATCGGCGGCCCGACAACGAGTTCGTCCGGGGGCGACCGGTCAATGTGGTCTATCGCCCCTCGCGTGGGTTGGAGGTCTCCGATGAGTGACGCATCGTTTCGAGAGGGTCGATCCTGATGCCGATCAGAACACACCGCGGCCGTGCCGCCGTATACCGCAGGTTATGGGGCTGGCCGCTGCGTTCCCCCAAACACCTGATCATGGCGTTGGTGCTGCTGGTCGCGCTGGTCAGCGTCGTCGGGCTGCTGCTCCCCGAGATCTCCTCGCGGGGTGGCGCCGCGCCTCGCACCGACGGCGATTCCGTCGACTACACCGTCGACAACGGCACGCGGGAGAGTGCCTCCGAGGGCTCCGACGAGAGCACCGGCCGGGAGGAGCTCGGTGGAGCTCCGCCGACGATCTCCGTGCCCACCGTCACGGTGGAGTCCACCGCGCCCGATCCGGCGGGCATCGACGTGGCGCGTTCCTGGGTGACGAACTGGGTGCGTCACTCCACCGGTGAGCAGCGGCAGCAGTGGCTCGACCGGTTGCGGCCCCACACCACCCCCGAGTTCATCGGTGTGCTGGAGACCGTCGAACCCGCCAACGTGCCCGCCACCGAACTGACGGGCGAGTTGCGAACCCAACAGTCGACGAAGAACTCCATGCGGGTACTGGCGCCCACTGACGGGCCCACGCTGCGGTTGCACGTGGTCCGGGCGGAGCAGGGCTGGCGCGTTGCCGGTTACGACAGGGTGGACTGATATGCGCAAGATCGCTGTTGTCCTGGTGCTGCTCACCGGTTTCGGGGGGCTGATCGGTGTCGGTGCCGTCACCGGCCTGCTGGCCGGCATGGGAGGAGGCGGCGGCAACTCCACCTGGTCGGGTTGCAGCACCGCGTTGGCGACCTCGGGAAACTCCGCCCAGCGCGGGCAGCGCATGGCCGCCCGGCTCGAACGCGAACAGCGCAGGATAGCCACTCGGATCATCGAGATCGGCAAGCAGCGCGAGTTGCCGCCGCGCGCCTGGCAGATCGCTATCCAGGCGGGCAAGACGGAGTCGAACCTGCGCAATCTCGACTACGGGCACGCCGATTCGTTGGGCGTGTTCCAGATGC
This portion of the Actinopolyspora lacussalsi genome encodes:
- a CDS encoding hypothetical protein (product_source=Hypo-rule applied; transmembrane_helix_parts=Inside_1_26,TMhelix_27_49,Outside_50_208) — its product is MPIRTHRGRAAVYRRLWGWPLRSPKHLIMALVLLVALVSVVGLLLPEISSRGGAAPRTDGDSVDYTVDNGTRESASEGSDESTGREELGGAPPTISVPTVTVESTAPDPAGIDVARSWVTNWVRHSTGEQRQQWLDRLRPHTTPEFIGVLETVEPANVPATELTGELRTQQSTKNSMRVLAPTDGPTLRLHVVRAEQGWRVAGYDRVD